A single genomic interval of Gossypium raimondii isolate GPD5lz chromosome 11, ASM2569854v1, whole genome shotgun sequence harbors:
- the LOC105803701 gene encoding pathogenesis-related thaumatin-like protein 3.5 yields the protein MATLQLSITLAMFFLQLLSGAHSSTFSIVNKCSYTVWPGVLSGAGTPQISPTGFALQPGQSTSIPVPTSWSGRIWGRTLCTEDSSGKFSCLTGDCGSSTLECSGGAIPPATLAEFTLNGAGGMDFFDVSLVDGYNLPMMISPQGGTGANCTSAGCAADLNGDCPMELKVVDGSEGVACKSACDAFGDPQYCCSGAYATPNTCKPSTYSQFFKTACPTAYSYAYDDGTSTFTCAGADYVITFCPSPSTSVKSSNPMAVDISSTGSQPTSSAFIGGAITTTLAVLWQLRHLF from the exons ATGGCTACTCTTCAGCTTTCCATTACGTTGGCCATGTTCTTCCTTCAACTGTTATCAG GTGCTCATTCATCGACGTTTTCTATCGTAAACAAATGCAGCTATACCGTTTGGCCAGGGGTGCTATCAGGTGCTGGAACCCCACAAATTTCACCTACAGGCTTCGCACTTCAACCAGGCCAATCGACGTCCATCCCTGTTCCAACATCTTGGTCGGGTCGGATATGGGGTCGAACCCTTTGCACCGAAGATTCATCCGGTAAGTTCTCTTGTCTCACCGGAGACTGCGGCTCATCGACACTTGAATGTTCTGGTGGTGCAATCCCTCCTGCCACCCTTGCGGAGTTTACACTCAATGGTGCTGGGGGAATGGATTTCTTTGATGTCAGCCTTGTTGATGGTTACAATCTACCAATGATGATATCCCCACAAGGTGGAACTGGAGCTAACTGTACCTCAGCTGGATGTGCTGCGGATTTGAACGGTGATTGTCCTATGGAGCTTAAGGTTGTCGATGGGAGTGAAGGGGTTGCTTGTAAGAGTGCCTGCGATGCTTTTGGGGACCCCCAATATTGCTGCAGTGGAGCTTATGCTACCCCAAATACGTGCAAGCCCAGTACTTACTCGCAATTCTTCAAAACAGCGTGTCCCACAGCTTATAGCTACGCCTATGACGATGGAACCAGTACCTTCACTTGCGCTGGTGCAGATTATGTTATTACTTTCTGCCCTTCCCCTTCCACCAG TGTGAAATCCTCCAATCCCATGGCGGTTGACATCTCATCAACCGGTTCCCAGCCTACTTCATCAGCTTTCATTGGTGGTGCCATCACCACCACTTTGGCGGTATTATGGCAGTTGCGGCATCTCTTTTGA